In Tachysurus fulvidraco isolate hzauxx_2018 chromosome 5, HZAU_PFXX_2.0, whole genome shotgun sequence, the genomic stretch tgtatgtgtgtgtgtgtgagacgatgAATTACTATCACTATGAAGGATGTGGTATCCTAGTGGTTAACGTGTTGGGCtgccaatcggaaggttgtaagtttgattcctacatcccccaagctgccactgctgggcccctgagcaaggtccttaaccctcaattgctcagttgtattaaaaggagtaagtcgctctggataagggcatctgctaaaggCGAATCAGTTTCATATTAATCTTTAGAATGTAGAGAATATGTAACGCTTCCTCTTTTCCCTTcctctttttacattttacacatcATTTAGAGCACACTGTGGTTAGATCAGCTTAGATGCCATTTTTGCATCATCAGTTATTTCACATAACAGCAGCTCTTCCAAGaccatctacagtatatgaatcTGTCCAAAAATCCTTCTTCTGCCACAAAATGgcaataattttatttgtcCACAACAGCagtatcacacatcacacaacagcagtatcacacatcacacaacagcagtatcacacatcacacaacagcagtatcacacatcacacaacagcagtatcacacatcacacaacagcagtatcacacatcacacaacagcagtatcacacatcacacaacagcagtatcacacatcacacaacagcagtatcacacatcacacaacagcagtatcacacatcacacaacagcagtatcacacatcacacaacagcagtatcacacatcacacaacagcagtatcacacatcacacaacagcagtatcacacatcacacagcagcagtatcacacatcacacaacagcaGTATTACACTGGTGTTTTACCAAAACTATTCTGTCCTTGTGTTAGTGGATAGAGGCACAAATTCCCCAAGACCAAGAGCAAGCTAcaacagagaggagagagagcaaggtgactctcacacacacacacacacacacacacacacacacacacacacacacacacacacacacacacacacacacacacacacacacacaaactattttcacaacttttttatttttactgatgCTTTTTAATTTTAGATGATAATATCTTCTGGAAAGTCTAATTACACTAAATGTCCTGCTGATATTAATGTAGCTTGTTGATGTTCTTTGTTTCACACCAGAAAGTATGCAAAGCTTTACACTCCACTGCACTTGACTGCATGACTAGTCaaaatttatttcttctttctatGATAAAGGTGTTAAGAGTAAAacagtgagaagaaaaaaaagaagaaatcatgTGTTTCAATTGTTTTGCAAATTATTTTGCCAATGCTTTTATACAcaaatgtatactgtataaatatatacagtacattggttACAGGTATAAGATGCATTTTAAGgtgttatactgtaaataaacagactTTCATCTATATTTCTTTTCAACTTTTGTCTCAGCTAATAACCGGAGTgtgagctctctgagatcaagTGAGAGgcagagaagagaggagagagagcaaggTGATCATAACTCATACTCATAACTCACTCATtattagggttgcaaaattccgggaattttcaaggctggaaactttccatgggaattaacgggaatatataggaataaactgggaatttaaaaaaaatgcagagttgcctataacaaggaactgaaatgtagttaaaaaataatcttgcagcataattttgttttaaaaaacaagatttaatgcaatttaagttgaatttgtaccctACATTAAttggtcacttgcacacagcacactgcttactggagggccattgaggccaaaccccctgcaggtacttgcatttttccataacatgcacagtaacactttattttaggctCATTTAattagttgcttattagcatgaatattaatagaatattgtctatttattagtacttattaagcacatattaatgccttattctgcattaccttattctacataatggtacccaatacctaaacttaataactaccttactaactcatAATAAGCAGTAACTTAGGagttaccacatgcacagatcATTTGAtgacccccccccacacacacacacacacaaacacacaaacactcactccccctgaaataataataaaaaaaaaatcctccatatATCACTTAAAGGGGGTATTCACTTCCATTTTCCAGGCTTTAACTACCACAGAAGCAGAGACCTAATAAGCTTgagaaaaaatgcttcattttacattttgattgggaCTTTTTTAGAAGGGCAAGGATGGGgaatgctttcattttacagcaatcatagggaaatatgtttattacaattgttaattttattatgtttattacaagcataataatgtttattatgcttttgtgttactcaatgaaagaatcagtTAAAGTTCTACTTGCAATTAggacgtcatttttaaaatttgtattaccttgcatgcatgtctgcttatgaccaaataaaatgtttattcatgtttgtatatgatatagtttatatacatttccctatatttccaaataattcctataaattcctgtaaatccccataaatttccataaattcccataaagtttccaattttgaatattcccaaaattccccagattaagttcccgtggaaagtttcctggaaatttaccggaaactttccacccctttgcaaccctactcGTCATACAGTAGCAATACACACGATATTTAGCAGACACAGCTAAATTTATTCATTACATCGTTAGCACGACTATTTCCATGGTGCTCGATTCCCGGGGATGGGAACCGACCCAGTCACAGAGGGGTTAAAACTTAGTgatggataaaatgggagggctGTGTCAGGAAGAGCATCCGGCGTGAAGACGTGTGCCGAtcccaaacagggagcagctaaaggacaacaacagcaacatcatcatcatctgcattaTTTTTAAGAGCTGTTTTCATTTGTTCCTGCATTTAAAATACAGTAGCACTCTGGTTCCTCTTACTAAACACAATATTGAATTACCAGAATAGATTCATATAGTTCAGAAATAATGTTGGATGTTTAATACAGCATAGATTTATTGTTAAATGTCCTTTACAGAGAGGGAGACTCCAAACTCACCGAGATCTCAAAGCAGGAGCACAAATCATCAAGAAGGTAAGACTCAAGTAAAAGCTGTAGTGTCGTGTTTCGTATTTTAGCGCTTTGTTTTGTTAGGTTGTGTAACTGAATTTTGAATTAACTACATATACACCATGAGCGTATCAAAGTGTTGGTTTATTATCTGAGAAATATCCCacttgtgaaaaaaaacaaaaaatagaaaatacacaacatggtgattttgttcattattgatatacacaaaatattagacactaaaaaacaaaatctttatCATACACTGTGTACttacattgtgtttgtttgtaagaGTTTGGGGGGTTTAAGATTAAAATGCTGTCATTGTGTCTGATGTTAGAAATTAgaattaattgtgtgtgtgtgtgtgtgtgtgtgtgtgtgtgtgtgtgtgtgtgtgtgtgtgtgtgtgtgtgtgtgtgtgtgtgtgtgtgtgtgtgtgaccgtgtctttgtgtgtgtgtgtgtgtgtgtgtgtgtgtgtgtgtgtgcgtgtgtgcgtgtgtgaccgtgtctttgtgtgtgtgtgtgtgtgcatgtgtgtgtgtgtgtgtgtgtgtgtgaccgtgtctttgtgtgtgtgtgtgtgtgtgtgtgtgtgtgtgtgtgtgtgtgtgtgtgtgtgtgtgtgaccgtgtctttgtgtgttgtaCATTCCAAAATGTTTACGTTATTTTCTGCCTCGTTAGCCGACTCCTGGAGTATACGCTCTCTACGGCAGTCGACACAGGCGAGAGAAAACCAGGAACAAGGTgattttaatacacacacagaaatatttaaGCTTCAAGTTGATTCTCATGTGTATAAATAGCGTTCAAGTCTCCACATGCAATAAAATTTGTCGTATGCTCCTCTGTGTGCCATCATAAGGTTACTCAGTTGGAGATATTTAACATGTCATAGTGTCATAGTGGGTTGTTTTGCACATGTAGTAGATATACAGTTGGAGTCTGATATCAGTATGATCCAGTAAGGGTTCAGTGTCAATAATACATGATAAAGTAAGGAAAGGAAACACACTGATTTGGCCAGGACCAGAACCttgaacatactgtagatacaCAGAAGTATTCATAACTATTTTAATCTCACAGCTGACACCTGGAGCTTAAGTTCAGTCAGGTCCAGGGGAAGGccggggagagaggagagagagacaggtgagtgGCATCATATCACAGTCTTATTGATGCACGACTGTGTCTCTCGTGTCGTTTAACATGTttgtctgtctccgtctctctctcttagctaACGGAGAAATGCAGAGTTCCCAGAGACCGCAGGAGACAGTGATGAGCAGACAGCAACCGGAGAGGCAGTGTATGATTCAGGACACAGGGGTCTTATTATGATCACCACACACAATACCATTAACACATTAGatttagaagaagaagcctttatttttttacatatatattacagcatCCCAAAATTGGAATTTGGGTtctgagcacagggtcagccatgaaaCAGCACATCTGGAGCAGTGAAGgctaggggccttgctcaaggacccaacattGGCAGCAGGgaagtgctggggcttgaaccctaatCCTTTGAGCAActacccagagccttaactgcctTAGCCACCACTGCACCAAGAATCACaattcccttttgagtctggttcctctcaaggtttcttcccttatatcgtctcagggagtttttcctcatcgtTGTCACCTTTCGCttctttttcaattcaattcaagtttatttgtatagcgcttttttacaattgacattgtctcaaagcagctttacagaacataaacaaagaaaataaataaaatttgtattaaagtAAGATGTACAGAAATAGACACACAGGAACAATATAGTGAAACTGTTGTATAGGAACAGGAAGTGGATGGAGATATAACACAACGTGTCCATATTTCCAATGTAAAGGAGAATATAATAGGATGGACAGATCTACAGGATTagattttacagcatttggcagatgccattATCCAAAGCAGCTTACACCttctcattttatacatctaaacaattgagggttaagggccttgctcaggggcccactAGTGCCAgtgaactcacaatcttctaATTGGTAGCatgacaccttaaccactaggctaccacattaagggtcttgctcatcGAACCTTCTGATCAATCGTCCAGTgttttaaccactgagctaccaatGATGAACAGACatacattatactgtagatgttgtaGCATttctgtggggatttgtgttcgtTCCTTCATTCACAAGAGCAATAATGACATAATATACTGATACTGGGATGGGGaagagactccagttccagttcatcctcagtggggttgagtcggAGCCAGAATCAGGATTCCGTGCAGGACAATCGAGTTCTTTCACTCCAGCCTCAATACATCatgtcttcatgatgctgtgtGCTTTGTCATGGTGGAACAGTGTTTGAGCCTCCTAGCTAAATTGTAGTGCCACAGCAGACAAAGACGATGtacacaattgtgtgcttcttACTTTGTAACAACAGTTTTGAAGAACCCCATATGGGTGTAAAgatcaggggtgcacatacagtactttgTGAATTAAAGCATATTTACAAGCTTTAGCAGAAGATCACATGCAAACAAGGATGTACATATTTTAACACTCCACTTTTCTTTTAGCTGACACCTGGAGCTTAAGTTCCATCAGGTCGacgagaggcagagagaggagagaagagagagagacaggtacaCAGCATCTCAACACGGAGATAAGCAGGTAACTATTCTGTTTCTTACACATATTTAACCTTATTCTCCGTTAGCTAATGCAGAGTCACAGAGCTCCACCAGGAGCCAGCAGACGGCAACCACCAGACAGCAGCCTGAAAGACAATGTAAGATGCtatgcatgcgcacacacacacacacacacagttctcactaTGTCATGTACATGTCTGagtttgttgtttctttgtCAATAATCAGCTGATCGCTGGAGTCTGAGCTCACTGTTACcaaaaaacaggaagaagagaCAAGAGTCAGGTGAGATAATaatccctgacacacacactggccattttatttaattatttttgcacTGATTTGTGTCTACACCTAAACCAATTCTAAtttaaatttctatttaaaaaaagaatgattttattaaattgtCTTGAGAAGCTTCATGTTACTACTCTGACTTTTTCTGTTCTAGTGAAACAAGCCACACCTATTCAACAGGAAATAGTGTCTCCTCAGGATCAGTGTAAGTCACACGCACTCAATACAATCACCTCCTGAATCATACATGCTTGGAATTTTTGCTTTGTAAATGTAACTGATGTTTGTCTCTGCAGGGGGACAGCAGACCGAAGGTAACACTGAAACTTTCCAACATTTACTGTCCAGTACAGACATATTTAACTACTTACAGCAGATTGTTTTACTGACACAcagtttttttacatttcattatgttgtttaaaaaaatactacatGACAGAAGAGTCAGCAAGAGTCAAAGGagaggtgtagaagacagtagtgagagcacctctgctgtatgggttagagactgtaacAGTGAAGTAAAGCcttgaggcagagatggaggtcggagagatgaggatgttgaggttctctttatgAGTGAtaaggatggacaggattaggaacgagcacatcagagggacagctcaggttggctgttttggggacaagatcagagagactagattgagatggtttggacatgtacagaggagggagatgaaGCTGACAGGTAATAGGTCAAGATATCAAAAGTGGAGATATATggatgaggacatgaaggtaattggtgcgagagtagatgATGCAGAGAATAGAGATAGTTAGAAGGTAGAAAGGTAGAGatagaaacagatgattcgctgtgcgACCCCTAATGGGAAAAGACGAAAGTAGAAGTACTTCAGCTAGTCTCCGAGTTACAAGGGAGATCCCAGGACTCCATCCTAACTAGAAAATATCAAAAGTCGAATCATGACCTAGCCTACCCAGAAGTCTTAAAGAATGGTGATCAGTATGAGGTATTATACAGTAATCGGTtaacaatttaataaattacagtacagtgcaatTTAATAGAAAGTTTGTTCATTAAATAATCCGATCTGCTGTAAAGCCTTTAACAATGATGGTAACCCTAAAATGAAACTGTACATGCACTAAAGTATCGTATCATATTCACAGAAATTCTGTATGTGTGAAAGTATCCCAAAGTATTGCACCACGTACGCTGCTATGATTGCCTGTTGTACAAAACTTTCAGTATTTTGTCGTACTGCTATCGTCCGTCGTCGGATCAAATTTGTTAAGTCGAACTATTGTTACTCAGAGAGTATCAGTATTAGAaatataagctttttttttggattgacTACAGCTGTAAGAATGTTGCACAGtattgtatattaaataaactaaataaagcaGCACCAAAATCAGTTAGGAATTCTCAACTTTGTAGTAAAATAtcactgaacaaaaaaaatgcagtagattctacaaaaaaatagacattttttttattttgatcagAGATTTTTGAATTATTAAACAGAtaccattttatatttttagccaTTACAACATTGATAACGCTTAACATTGACTATTGTAAATCACAGAACCACTGACTAAGCTTCATGAACCCTATTTAAGAATCAAAGGATTAGTGAATGTTACtgattttattctgattttgCCTCTGAATAGTAAACCCTGGACTTTTCCTGGACTCTCCATCAGCAGACTCTTCATTCAGTCGTACCTATTCACGTGAGCGTCTTCATCATTTCATCTATGCGTAACCTCCCCTAGATACTGTATTTACACGTATACAATCCACTGTATTTCTCCTGACAACTTCATCATCCTACTCCCTTTCACCTGCAGTGAGAGAGATCGATATTGACAGCATTCAGGCTCCTGAGCCGAGGAGCAGAGACGAGTTCCTGCAGTGTGAGTATACACACATGCGAATAAGATGTTCATCCATGATACATccaaatacagtacatgccGATCAGCCACGACATTAAAGCCACTGAAGGCTGACGTGAACAACAGATTATTTCGTTACAGTAGTACCTGTTAGTGGGTGTGATATAAGGGTCTCAAGTcttgaatgtcaagtcaaaggcgagtctttttttaatatctgtcaagcaagtctcaagtctcaaatttgcgacttaagtctgactcgagtcaagtcgagtcccccacctttgaatcatttaactcaagtccgagtcaagtctcaagtcatgaatgtcaagtcaaagtcaagtcgagtctttttttaatatttgtcaagcaagtctcaaatttgcgacttaagtctgactcgagtcaagtcgagccCCCACAtctttgaatcatttaactcaagtctgagtcaagtctcaagtcatgaatgtcaagtcgagtctttttttaatatttgtaaagcaagtctcaagtctcaaatttgtgacttaagtttgactcgagtcaagtcatatgactcaagtcccccatctctggtatGTGGTGCTTAGTGGTCCAATCCACCTCAAGATCTTCTGCTAACATCATGGTGCCAGGTACGACAGCACTGTTCAGAGGCCTTGTGGAGTTGTTTTTGTATTACAAAACATCAGGAAGGAGGTATTAATGTTATGGCTGTTCAGTGGGCATTATACATCAGTTTGGGGTGTTTATCACAAAAAAGTTCACATTTTCACTCATTCAGTCGCTCACAAAAAAACCTCAGCATCACATCCAAAATTAAGTCAAACACTGTTGCACAAtacatctataataataataataataataataataataatactatagcTGCTTAAACAGTGTAATATCATCATTAATTTAAACTGCTTTCACTGAAGACATTCGACATCAGTTAGAACTACTGGAGTCTGTTTAGATTCCAATGATATTAatgtatagatttatattttgaGCTCCTTTAAATCAGAGAGTAAATTGGCAAACAGTGGGATGTCCAACACCTCATGTGAGTCACTCAGCACACATCTTAGTGTGCTGATGAAATCCAAGACCAGGACTATCCATATTTGTGTCAAGATTGAGGAGGTCAGGGCCTAGTCTGGATGAGgatcaaatgaaaacaaaccaaGATTGAGAccaaaaatgatcaaatactTTTCAAGGTCACGCTTCATCTAACTGGCTTCAAATGTGCATTGCACCAAATACAACAATTAGGTTCGTGTTCGCAGGAAACGTCTCGAGTCTGTACCTGAGTCTATTAAAGAACACATTAAACAAATAACTATCTCTTTTTTCTATTAGATGCCTGTGAGTTGACATTTGATCCCAACACGGCACACAGGCGATTAGTTCTCAGTGAAGACGACACCAAAGCAACACTCAATACTACCACCCAATCGTACCCTGATGTCCCTGAGAGATTTGACAGCTGGACTCAGATTCTCAGCCTCCAGCCACTCAGCTCTGCACGCTGctactgggaggtggagtggcGTGGACGGGGCTCTTCGGTGGGTGTGGCCAGTGCTTCCATGCCACGTAAAGGTGCAGACGCAAGGGCGGGTCTTGGCTACAACAACCAATCCTGGAGTTTGGAGTTGTCAGACATGTGCTGCGCCGCTATGCACGCCAATCAGAAGCAGGAGATCTCAGTGACGTACTGCCCCCGAGTAGGCTTGTTTCTGAACCAGGAGTCGTCGTCTCTGGCTTTCTATGGTGTTGATGATGTACTCGTGCATCTGCATACATTCCACGGTGTCTCATCCAGTCAGCCACTGTTCGCCGCTTACGGTGTTGGGAGCGGAGTGGGAGTTGGCCTAGACTTTGCCATGGGGAACTTCAGCGCTTCTACAGACAGCATTAAAATCTGCACAATTTAACTCAGATCAGTTTAACTTTTGTCCTGGTTAATGATATCTCAATtttatgaagaagaaaaaaaaaaacattagttgTGTTGTGCAGTCTCTCTGATGAATAAGTATCAAGTAAGTATCACTCTCATAAATCAAGCAGTCCTGGTACTTATTACCAGAATTCCATTTTAAAATTAAGTAATATAGgtttaaccattaaaaaaattgtttgctaAATACCATACTAGCCTTTAGGTCTCACCTGTCAATCAGGGTAATTTAAGCCAATCACAGAAGTCTTAGCTCGAGGTTATATAGTAGGGAAATTAGCTGTCTTGTCTTATGAACCTTTCTCAGGGGACCAactgttatttaataaaaaatctaaaattgtcATTATTGTCTGATTAAGAAAGTGCTCTTACTCGTGTTTTTTTGTCAATTGTTGCTCGTTAATTGAGTCCATACAGATGAACGATGTGTCTGTCTAATGTCACCGACCCCCATCAGGACACCATAATCTGGTGTATCATAATCTGAAGATTTCCTAGCATTTACAGGACCACGGGCTTTGGATCTAAACCAGACAGCAGTCATCATCCCAAACATTTGTTTGTCACAGAGGAAAGCAGCTCTTGTTTGTCTGTCGACATCAACATGATCTATAGACAGCCTAAAAACCTGGCAGCTGGGATGTCGATTGTGTTGGGAATGTTTTTCCCCTTACAAAAAGAGACGGTCAGAAATCAGGTTGaagaaatgttcttttttctttattactcTGCAGAGATTACCACAGAGATGCTGCTCCTCAGTGCTCACAGTACAAACAATACCACGTACAAAACAATACTGTGTGAGGTTAATCCTTAAACCTGCACCTGGGATTATAGATCTTTACAACCGCAAACACAGAGTCCAGAGTTCCTACATGTTCAACcttcaaattaaaataacattaattacaataaataaaaaaaataaatgttaaatcatTTTTCAGACACTTTAAACCGTCTCTGATCCACAAAACATCAAGAATAAAGCCAGTTTAGGTTCAACAGATGTTAATGAAATCTTACATCATTATTTCCCTTAgacaagagataaaaaaaaatgctgaaaacgtaaacattttaaattaaagattacaaaaaatattttagtagtcaaagattaaagtaaattaatcaACAATTAATCAAACAATCAGCTTAAATGTGGCTTGTACATAAAGACTGCTGCAACAAATACCATTTAACCACAGACCGTTTACTTTACTTACTTTCAATAAtggaaattaaaatgtaataacttGTTAGTCTActacaggggtgtcaaactctggcccgcgggccaaatataattacaccgccaaattcgagatcatatcaaatgtgcattacagctggctagccgcatgctccgctaatactacaaatcccagaatgccttgccactgcaTTGACGCGTAGTAGCGAACAGCAAGAGCCcttcattctctgttgacagtcgttaaaggcagggtctccgatttttgaggaCATTTTGAGATTTCACAttaacatggaggataaaaacaaagaaagaaagcgaagaaaggattacgataaggcaagaagtaggacgtgttaatataggatcagctttccagcgctggagagaactgaaggagcaggaagttggccacatattcacagattagagtttcccgagtcaataactcctgagctaaacactgttactacacaaataatacctcttttctatcgtagtaatgtagagaggcagctacaaccgcgttttgtgtagtaacagcgtttagctcaggagttattgactcgggaaagaactcaggagttgttccaaatcctgtgtttaagcaaaactaaagtttgtttccatatgaaaaaggttgaacattacatatcagttaattgcagttcatttttcaataaataatcagttttgcccgtgactttatctcagttttatattttgtcccagtttgacacccctggtctacTAGATCTTTGGGGAGTTAGGGCTATGGCAAATGACAGCTAAATGACTCCCTGTGGCAATTTCTTCAATGTAATCACTTCCAGTTGtgaaggattttgttttggatttCTGTATCTAAGCTGTACCAAAAATCACAGATGTTTGTCatctgacaaaataaaaaaaaaattttttctttttttttttactcctcttTCATTGTTGCTCTCATTTAAAGTATCTGAGGGACTAAGAGTTCGGCTCTCCACCGTGACACATTCACAATAATATTAAACCAGTTGGTTTGAGCTCCATTTGGTTTCTTATATAAGGGGCGTGTATTTGCAGGTGAAGCTGCATTAACAGCATTGGGGTGAAAATAGACCTTCAGACCAAAGGCTCCTGACTGATATAAAGTAACCAatcacagtttgttttgttcagtgtcATGTTTAAgggtgtaaaaatgtaaagtcTCTTTAAAAACAGACCAACAGACCGGCGAGCAACCGTAGATTGTTCGTTTGAGAAAGTCGTGCAAAGTAATGAGTCTGTGAATTCACATCATTTGGAAAAGCCAGTGTTTATCTGACCCTCATGAGCGTTTATTGTCAGTTCTGTACAAGACAGCTTTCTTCTTCCATGAGAGAAGTCGAGGGAAGTTTGTTTCAAGGCAGTCTGTCTCTCGGAAATCCAAAAATCCGACAACGGCTCCTGAAGTTTTCCGTGTCGTATTCGTGTACCATTCGGTTCAGTCGAAGGTTTGTGGGCGTGACGTCTGAGACTAAGGTGAGAAAGTGCACACAAGcaaacactgttccagcatgacaatgttcctgtgcacaaagcacacagCTCagtgaagacatggtgtggaggtcaAGGAAATGGAAGAACATCTTGTGGAGTATTATA encodes the following:
- the trim25l gene encoding tripartite motif-containing protein 16 isoform X1 translates to MSKGRLWTEEQFNCPVCLDLPHEPVTIPCGHSYCMACITDYWDSERRKSGSCSCPECRQTFDPRPTLCRNTMLAEAVEQLRVGNLSSTARESIRNAHRAADSASARGAQERKAVTKQLPASSVPCDRCMEPRAAVKTCLTCMASFCESHMKPHQTQAKLKSHELIAPTGDLTQKICPEHKYLQEFYCRSCQVYICWLCTSNQHKDHETLSTQAERTEKQKTILTVQAENLQKLHEREKELKDMKKVLETLKLSSESVSEETDKVLCELQHSVQRMADLIQQVMSSTGQEKISEAQQLVDKLEKEISQLRKKDSDLKELVTCQDNIYFLKTYQCLCSPEFSELGSFTVNLDASFDPVKIVISDLREKVENVCNQELDKINKTVFIVMPYTVIDRQSGQKPGILKLFSGIGGKSSSSRSQAGPPPLPSVSARGPVDRGTNSPRPRASYNREEREQANNRSVSSLRSSERQRREEREQERETPNSPRSQSRSTNHQEADSWSIRSLRQSTQARENQEQADTWSLSSVRSRGRPGREERETANGEMQSSQRPQETVMSRQQPERQSDTWSLSSIRSTRGRERREERETANAESQSSTRSQQTATTRQQPERQSDRWSLSSLLPKNRKKRQESVKQATPIQQEIVSPQDQWGQQTEVNPGLFLDSPSADSSFSRTYSLREIDIDSIQAPEPRSRDEFLQYACELTFDPNTAHRRLVLSEDDTKATLNTTTQSYPDVPERFDSWTQILSLQPLSSARCYWEVEWRGRGSSVGVASASMPRKGADARAGLGYNNQSWSLELSDMCCAAMHANQKQEISVTYCPRVGLFLNQESSSLAFYGVDDVLVHLHTFHGVSSSQPLFAAYGVGSGVGVGLDFAMGNFSASTDSIKICTI
- the trim25l gene encoding tripartite motif-containing protein 16 isoform X4, producing the protein MSKGRLWTEEQFNCPVCLDLPHEPVTIPCGHSYCMACITDYWDSERRKSGSCSCPECRQTFDPRPTLCRNTMLAEAVEQLRVGNLSSTARESIRNAHRAADSASARGAQERKAVTKQLPASSVPCDRCMEPRAAVKTCLTCMASFCESHMKPHQTQAKLKSHELIAPTGDLTQKICPEHKYLQEFYCRSCQVYICWLCTSNQHKDHETLSTQAERTEKQKTILTVQAENLQKLHEREKELKDMKKVLETLKLSSESVSEETDKVLCELQHSVQRMADLIQQVMSSTGQEKISEAQQLVDKLEKEISQLRKKDSDLKELVTCQDNIYFLKTYQCLCSPEFSELGSFTVNLDASFDPVKIVISDLREKVENVCNQELDKINKTVFIVMPYTVIDRQSGQKPGILKLFSGIGGKSSSSRSQAGPPPLPSVSARGPVDRGTNSPRPRASYNREEREQERETPNSPRSQSRSTNHQEADSWSIRSLRQSTQARENQEQADTWSLSSVRSRGRPGREERETANGEMQSSQRPQETVMSRQQPERQSDTWSLSSIRSTRGRERREERETANAESQSSTRSQQTATTRQQPERQSDRWSLSSLLPKNRKKRQESVKQATPIQQEIVSPQDQWGQQTEVNPGLFLDSPSADSSFSRTYSLREIDIDSIQAPEPRSRDEFLQYACELTFDPNTAHRRLVLSEDDTKATLNTTTQSYPDVPERFDSWTQILSLQPLSSARCYWEVEWRGRGSSVGVASASMPRKGADARAGLGYNNQSWSLELSDMCCAAMHANQKQEISVTYCPRVGLFLNQESSSLAFYGVDDVLVHLHTFHGVSSSQPLFAAYGVGSGVGVGLDFAMGNFSASTDSIKICTI
- the trim25l gene encoding tripartite motif-containing protein 16 isoform X2 codes for the protein MSKGRLWTEEQFNCPVCLDLPHEPVTIPCGHSYCMACITDYWDSERRKSGSCSCPECRQTFDPRPTLCRNTMLAEAVEQLRVGNLSSTARESIRNAHRAADSASARGAQERKAVTKQLPASSVPCDRCMEPRAAVKTCLTCMASFCESHMKPHQTQAKLKSHELIAPTGDLTQKICPEHKYLQEFYCRSCQVYICWLCTSNQHKDHETLSTQAERTEKQKTILTVQAENLQKLHEREKELKDMKKVLETLKLSSESVSEETDKVLCELQHSVQRMADLIQQVMSSTGQEKISEAQQLVDKLEKEISQLRKKDSDLKELVTCQDNIYFLKTYQCLCSPEFSELGSFTVNLDASFDPVKIVISDLREKVENVCNQELDKINKTVFIVMPYTVIDRQSGQKPGILKLFSGIGGKSSSSRSQGPPPLPSVSARGPVDRGTNSPRPRASYNREEREQANNRSVSSLRSSERQRREEREQERETPNSPRSQSRSTNHQEADSWSIRSLRQSTQARENQEQADTWSLSSVRSRGRPGREERETANGEMQSSQRPQETVMSRQQPERQSDTWSLSSIRSTRGRERREERETANAESQSSTRSQQTATTRQQPERQSDRWSLSSLLPKNRKKRQESVKQATPIQQEIVSPQDQWGQQTEVNPGLFLDSPSADSSFSRTYSLREIDIDSIQAPEPRSRDEFLQYACELTFDPNTAHRRLVLSEDDTKATLNTTTQSYPDVPERFDSWTQILSLQPLSSARCYWEVEWRGRGSSVGVASASMPRKGADARAGLGYNNQSWSLELSDMCCAAMHANQKQEISVTYCPRVGLFLNQESSSLAFYGVDDVLVHLHTFHGVSSSQPLFAAYGVGSGVGVGLDFAMGNFSASTDSIKICTI